The segment CGGTCTTACCTTTCTCGCGATGGTCGGCGTGATCCTTTATCAGAATTGGAGGTTGGCGGCGATCTCGCTGGTCGTGATCCCGCTTTCGGCGCTGACGATGGTGCGGGTGGGAAAACGGCTGAAGCGGCTGGCGGCCAGTGGACAGGAACAGATGGGGGACATGGCTTCCACGCTCCAGGAAACGTTCGCGGGCATCCGAGTCGTAAAGGCGTTTGGGCGCGAAGAGGCGGAGGCCGAGCGATTCAAGGAACGCAATCAGGCCTTTCTCTCGACCACGTTGAAGTCCAATCAAGTGTGGTCGCTCGGTCATTCGCATATGGAAATCATCGGCGTGATCGGCGTCGCGATCATCATCTGGTACGGCGGTTATTTGGTCATTCATGACATGATGACGCCCGGGGCCTTTTTCTCCTTCATGGCGGCGATGTTTATGGCCTATACGCCGATCAAAAAACTGTCGGGGGCCAACAATTTGATTCAACAGGCGTTGGCGGCGGCCGAACGGGTCTTCGACGTGTTGGACATGGAAACCGAGCAGTCTCGGAATCGTGGTACGATTCCGCTGTCCGGAATTCATCGGGCGATCGAATTCCAGGGCGTTTCTCTGCGGTATGAGAATCAAACGGTCCCCGCTCTGACCGATGTGGATCTCACGATCAAACCCGGCGAAGTGGTGGCGCTCGTCGGAAGCAGCGGAAGCGGAAAGACCACCTTGGTCAGTTTATTGCCCCGTTTTTATGAGCCGACGGTGGGGCGTATTTTCATAGACGGCATTCCCTTGGCCTCGTACGAGTTACGCTCGCTGCGGGCTCATATCGGAATCGTCTCGCAAGAGGTCGTCTTGTTCGATGACACCGTCCGAAACAACATCGCCTTCGGAAAGAGCGGAGCCGATCAGGCCGACGTGGAACAAGCGGCGAAACTGGCCTATGCGCATGATTTTATCATGCGGCTGCCGCAAGGATACGATACCATCATCGGAGAACGAGGCCTCAAGCTATCGGGCGGCGAACGGCAACGCCTGGCGATCGCCCGAGCCATTCTTCGTGATCCGCCGCTTCTGATCCTCGATGAAGCGACATCGGCACTCGATACCGAATCTGAACGGATCGTACAGTTGGCTCTGGCCAATTTGATGAAAAACCGAACGACCCTCGTGATCGCTCATCGGCTCTCGACCATTCAAAACGCCGATCGTATCATCGTCTTAGATCGCGGGACCATCGTTGAAACAGGTCCTCATGATGAATTGCTTCGACAGGGAGGCGTCTATCGCCGCCTACATGCCATGCAATTTCAGGATGTGACCAGTGTGTGACGACGTGAGGTGTTGAGTGCTGAGTGCTGAGGATGGGATCAGCCGGAAGCGTGCCGCCCAGTGGGTGAAGTGTTCGCTGCTGCCTCCGATCGCAGCCGCTGCCATTCGCACCGTCGCGCACTCGATGCGGTGTGAGACGCGCGGCCACGAAGCGCTCGATGCGTTGTATCGGGAGGGGCGCAACATTATCTTGGCCTTTTGGCACGCTCAACAATTGATGATCCCGGTCGGGTACCGAGGGCGAGGTTCGCATGTGCTCATCAGCCAACATGGCGATGGAGAAATCATCGCCAGGATCATCGCTCGGTTCGGCCATGAAGCGGTTCGAGGGTCGAGTACGCGCGGTGGGGCCGGGGCGCTTCGGGCCCTGATCAAGCTGGGACGATCCGGTCGGGATGTGGTCGTGACGCCGGACGGTCCGAAGGGACCTCGCCAGGTCGCAAAGCTCGGCGTCGTTCATCTCGCCAAGGCGACAGGCCTTCCCATCGTGCCGCTGGTCTTCGCCTGCTCAAAAAAAAACTCTTTGCGAGCTGGGATCGCTACATGGTCCCGTATCCGTTTTCCAGAGGACTGTTTCTCTACGGACATCCGCTCTGGGTCTCACGCGAAGCGGATGAAGCCTCGCTGGAATCAATCCGTATGGAACTCGAGACGGTCCTCAATCGACTGACGGATCAGGCGGAACAAGAGATCACTGGTAACCGCCAAGCGCAGTGACGAATGCTTCTCGGTGCTCTATGTGTATGTATGACACGCGGCGGTCGGTGGTGTGTCCATGTGGAAGCTTCTCTATAACCTCGGTCTTCTTCTCGCTGCACCGGTGATCGGAGGCGTCCTCTTCGCCAAGCCCCGATGTCGACCAGGGTTTTTCCAGCGAATGGGCTGGCAGGGTCACAGTCCCGACGGCGGTGGATCACCTCAGCCGCTTGTTTGGGTGCATGCGGTTTCGCTCGGAGAAGTGGTGGCGGCCGTTCCGCTCGTGAAGGCCCTGCACGAACGCCATCCGGAGTGCCGCTACATCGTGACGACGGTCACCGAGACCGGACGCGAGGCAGTGGAACAACGTTTAAGAGGCATTGCAGAACATCGGTACGCCCCGCTGGATTTTTCTTGGGCCGTGGCCGGGATGGTTCGACGCCTACGCCCCGTGCTCTACGTGTTCGTCGAGACCGAACTATGGCCGAACTTACTGTGGACGTTAGGGGAACAGCATGTGCCCGCTGTCCTGGTGAACGGACGGTTATCTTCCCGGTCGTTTCGCCGACAGGACTTGCCCGTGATTCGTTCTTTTTATCGCTCCGTGCTCCGAACGCTCACTCTCTGTCTGATGCAGTCCGAGAGAGATGCAGATCGTATTGTTGCATTGGGGGCGGAACCCACGGGGGTTCACGTCACCGGCAATATCAAGTTTGATCAACCGCTGCCCGACGTTCGTTCGGATGGGATGTCGCGCCGAAGCTTCGGGGTTGATGAGCACGAACAGCTGATTCTTGCCGGCAGCACGCATCCCGGAGAAGAGGAACTGCTGGCCGCGGCCTATCGGCAAATCGTCAAGACTCATCCCTCAACGGTATTGATGGTGGCGCCGCGCCATATCGAACGGGCTGAACGAGTCGAAGCGATGCTTCGAGAAGCCGGATTGGTCGTCCACCGGAAGAGTCAACTTCGGGAAAAGCAATCCGGCCCGCGTGTGGTTATCCTGGATACCAGAGGGGAGCTGGCTCGGGCTTATCGGGAAGCCGTCGTGGCATTTGTGGGAGGGACGTTGGTTCCCGTGGGAGGGCATAATCTGCTGGAACCGGCGGTGTGGGGCACGCCCGTTCTATTTGGGCCCTATACGGACCATTGTGCCGAGGTTGCGACGCTCTTATCCGAGGCTGGAGGGGGTCGCCGAGTGACGGGAGAGGACCTCGCTACTTCTCTTGAAGAATGGCTGAGTCAGCCTGAGACCCGATATCGAGTAGGACAGGCAGCCAAGCAGGCGGTGTTGGACAACCAAGGCGCACTCACACGGAGTTTGGAGTTCATTGAAACCTGTCTCGGCACGGCGCCATCGTATTCCGATTCGTGTGTAGCAACGGGGCCGGGACCTCTTATGGCCAAACCGTAACATGACGCTCTTGCATCCTGGACAACCGGTCCGTACAGGGCTGTATTGGGTTGCCGGGTTGTACGGCCTCATCGTCCGATTGAGGTTGTGGTGCTATCGACAAGGTTGGTTCACGACCACCAGGCTACCCTGCTGTGTCGTGAGTGTCGGCAATCTAACCGTCGGGGGGACAGGAAAAACGCCCGTCGTTATTTTTCTGACGCAGCGGCTGTTGGCCCAGGGGCGAAGGGTCGCCATCTTGAGCCGGGGATACAAACGGACAAGCAAGGTTCCCTATCTTCTGGTGTCCGATGGATCGCGGCTGTTGGTCGATCCATCGGAGGCCGGAGACGAGCCGTTTCTCATGGCGCAGCGTTGTCCGCAGGCCATTGTCGCGGTGGGAGCCGATCGAGTCGCGCTTGGTCGATGGGTGCTGGAACGGTACCCCGTCGACTGCATCGTGCTCGATGATGGCTTTCAGCATCGGGCGCTGCATCGTGATGTCGATCTTGTGCTGCTCGATGCCACCGACGCTGAAGGCCTCGATGCACTACTTCCAGCTGGAAGATTGCGCGAACCCTTGCAGGAGTTGGATCGGGCAAGTGCCGTGATGATTACCCGGGCAGATTCGCATCACGATGTGGAAGCGATCCATAGCCGATTGCGAGCGGTGGCTTTCCCATACGAGGACGCCATCGAAGCGGTGTTTCGACCGGAATCATTCCTGGCGATCGTTTCAGGGGAACAACAATCCATCGCATGGGGTCGCACGAAAACAGCTTGGTTGGTCAGCGGGATCGGGAATAGTCGATCATTCCGCCGGTTAGCCGAATCCATTGAGGTGAAGATCGTTGGAGAGACGGTGTTTGACGATCATCATCGCTACCATGACCATGAAGTCGGACAGATCCGGGCCAAGTTGCGAGTCAATCGAGCGGAGATCGTCCTGACGACCGAGAAGGACGGCGGAAAACTATCCCCCTTCCTTCTCCCCGAGGATTCTTGGTGGATGCTGCGCCTTGGAACTGAAGTGACCCGCGGAGAAGATCGGCTGCATCGGTTGATCGATGGACCGCCATCAGACGGAATACAGCGATTGGATCCTCATGCGTAAAGATCGGTCTCGGAACATCTTGGTCCGGGCTCCCAATTGGATCGGCGATGCGGTCATGTGCGAGCCGGCCGTCCGGGGGTTGCGGTCTTTGTTCCCCGAGGCGAACGTAATGATGCTCGCCAAACCCGCCATCGCGGAGTTATTCACCGCCCACCCGGGCCTTAACGGCGTGCTCCTGTACGATGACCAAGGGGCTCATGCGGGGCTTGCAGGGAAGTGGTTGCTGGCTGGTATGTTACGGCGGTATGGCTTTGACTTGGCGGTACTGTTTCAGAACGCATTCGAAGCGGCATTCCTGGCATGGCTCGCCGGGATTCCGCGGCGGTATGGCTATGCTACGGACGGGCGAGTCTTGTTCCTGACCGAACCGATCGCTCTTCCCGACGGCCCTGTGCCGGTGCATCAAGTCGAGTACTATTGGAACTTGCTGAAGCCATTGGGACTGGCCGGTGGAGCCACTTTCCCCACGTTGACCGTATCGGCAGCCGAGGACCGAATGGCCGAGGTACGGCTTGCTTCAGCCGGTATCGAATCCTCTGATCTCCTTATCGGAATCAACCCGGGCTCGACCTATGGTAATGCCAAACGTTGGCAGCCGGACCGATTTGCCGAAGTCGCGAAGCGACTCGTGCGCCAATTGAACCAGACTGGAAATTTGCAGGTTGCCGTGGTCATTTTTGGGGCGAAGGGAGAGGAGCCGTTGGGGAAGGCTATTGCAAATCAGGTCGGTGGGCGATCAGTTGTCTTATCCGGTGCGACGACCATTCGGGAGCTCATGGGAGTGGTGAAGCGTTGCCGCCTGCTGATTACCAATGATACCGGGCCGATGCACATCGCCGCCGCCTGTGGTGTCCCGGTCGTCGCGGTATTCGGTCCCACCGATTGGCGAACCACCGCGCCTTATGGGCAAGAACGGTCGATCGTACGGGAAGCCGTCGACTGTGCCCCCTGCCTCCTCAGGGAATGTCCCATTGATCACCGTTGTATGACAAGGGTTTCGGTAGAGCAAGTGTACGAGACGGCAATGACTCAACTTGCGGGTGTATTCGGTCCGTCTGGTCTGCCTCGTCTATCTGGTCCAGACCAGACAGACCAGATCCTTTCCGGTTATACCATCTTTCTCGATCGAGACGGAACACTCAATCCCGACCCAGGCTATATCAAATCTCCCGATCAGTTTGAGTTGTTTCCAGGCGTCTCGGAGGCGCTCGCGAGCCTGAAACGGGCCGGCGCCCGATTGATCGTCGTCACCAATCAATCGGGAGTCGCACGAGGATTTTTGTCGCGCGAGGATCTCGATGCCGTGCACGTGAAACTTCAGCGTCTCCTCGAGGCTGCGAGCGCCTCACTTGACGCGATTTATTACTGTCCTCACCATCCTGACGACGGATGTGCGTGTCGGAAACCGAACCGTGGGATGATTGATCAAGCGGTGAGGGACCGAGGGGTGAATCTCAACCGGGCCTACCTGATCGGGGATCACCTCCGTGATATCGAGCTGGCGAAGAGGGCGGGCGTGCGCAGTATCTTGGTGACGACGGGAGTCGTATCCTCTCAGGAAGCCGAAAGGTGGAAGGATTCAGAAACTGCTCCAGATTG is part of the Nitrospira sp. SG-bin1 genome and harbors:
- a CDS encoding ABC transporter permease; amino-acid sequence: MSGLERFRRLMSYVKPYRMRFLAAFVCSGLVALLSGAYAWLARPVLDEIFIQKNEQMLLVLPLALFGIATLKAVFSYGVGYLMAYVGNRVVADIRQELFQRLMRLSVGFHDTNTSGRLVSRIVNDVGMMANAASSVVKDIFQNGLTFLAMVGVILYQNWRLAAISLVVIPLSALTMVRVGKRLKRLAASGQEQMGDMASTLQETFAGIRVVKAFGREEAEAERFKERNQAFLSTTLKSNQVWSLGHSHMEIIGVIGVAIIIWYGGYLVIHDMMTPGAFFSFMAAMFMAYTPIKKLSGANNLIQQALAAAERVFDVLDMETEQSRNRGTIPLSGIHRAIEFQGVSLRYENQTVPALTDVDLTIKPGEVVALVGSSGSGKTTLVSLLPRFYEPTVGRIFIDGIPLASYELRSLRAHIGIVSQEVVLFDDTVRNNIAFGKSGADQADVEQAAKLAYAHDFIMRLPQGYDTIIGERGLKLSGGERQRLAIARAILRDPPLLILDEATSALDTESERIVQLALANLMKNRTTLVIAHRLSTIQNADRIIVLDRGTIVETGPHDELLRQGGVYRRLHAMQFQDVTSV